From Bdellovibrio sp. KM01:
AGGACTGATGCATGCCGTGCGCGAGTTCAATCCCTATAAAGGTGCCCGACTGATCACTTATGCCGTTTGGTGGATCAAAGGTTACATTCAAGAATATCTGATGCGCCAATATTCCATGGTGCGCATTGGTACAACTCAGAATCAAAGAAAACTCTTTTATCAGCTACAGAAAGAAAAAAACGCCTTGGACGCAATGGGTGTTGAACCCACAACGGCTTTAATCAGTTCTCGACTGGGAATTCCTGAAGACGAGGTTCGTGATATGGCCATGCGCATGTCAGGCCGTGATGTAAGTTTGGATAAACCGGTGGATGATGACTCTGGTACCAGCCTGGGTGATCTGCAGAAAGGTTTCAGCGATCAACCATTGGATGAGCAAATGGCGCGCGAAGAACAACTGGATATCTTAAAACGGAAAATCGAAGAAATTCGCCCTGAACTTTCTGACCGCGAAAAGATCATTCTGGATGAGCGTATTCTGAATGACGAACCCCTGACTTTACAGGAGATCGGTGAAAAATACGGCATCACGCGTGAGGCTGTTCGCCAGATGGAAGCGCGCTTGATGAAAAAGATCAAAGTCAAAATGGAAGACGAAGAGTAACAACTAAAACTTCCATTCCAAGCTGGTCATCGCTTTCATTTTATTGGCTGCCTGACCCGTAAAATCATCGACCGCCACATGGCTGATCAATTTACATTTCATTTTTTTGATTGGTTCTGCCCAACCCACCTGCATCTCGTGATCCTTTAAATTGCCGCTAAGCTTTTCAAAGCCGTCGCCTTTTAATTCGACTGCTGCTTGCGCCGCTGTGGCTTGGAAGATTAAAAAGAAACCCATTAAGACCGTCATGATTTGTATTGCTGTTCTCATGGATTTAATATTACTAGAACGTGCCTGAAATCACTCACTCACATTCAAGCTGTTTCAAGACAAACTCCAAGTTTCTTGCATAAGAAAAATCTGTTAGCCCTTTGCTCTCACAAATTTATTCGAATTGTGCAGGAATCTCTGAACCTTGAA
This genomic window contains:
- a CDS encoding RNA polymerase factor sigma-32, with the protein product MAKTKAKTSPEKDKKVTVASKEATPAKPTPKKAPAKKTSKEKVEPKKVVAEIVEDESSDSMEHAEADKAYAVPSSHDEDADEFAETEESPKLPSIDSSKALTSSDPLVMYLNEIRKYKVLTKEEEIALAKKYFETKDPEAAQALVKSNLRFVVKVAAEYSKFGAKMIDLIQEGNVGLMHAVREFNPYKGARLITYAVWWIKGYIQEYLMRQYSMVRIGTTQNQRKLFYQLQKEKNALDAMGVEPTTALISSRLGIPEDEVRDMAMRMSGRDVSLDKPVDDDSGTSLGDLQKGFSDQPLDEQMAREEQLDILKRKIEEIRPELSDREKIILDERILNDEPLTLQEIGEKYGITREAVRQMEARLMKKIKVKMEDEE